One Pseudodesulfovibrio alkaliphilus DNA segment encodes these proteins:
- a CDS encoding substrate-binding periplasmic protein produces the protein MRIDYPDFWPFFTRDEAGEMTGFFHDVVTEALARLGMRATWHSFPWGRCQENVRSGEADAMITVPTAERLEYSRTHDAPFHLKELVVFTRADHPSRFEVEALASIDDILAAGFSVVTYVGNGWNEVNIRSRGIRTYEVPYLKNVWLMLAQGRADIVIEWPGGAWPDIKAQGLAQEIVQTGVVLESMPFHLLVGRDSPHVDLLPRFNETILEMRHDGTIDSILDTYLDQLRLDQY, from the coding sequence TTGCGCATTGATTATCCTGATTTCTGGCCTTTTTTCACCCGCGACGAGGCGGGGGAGATGACCGGATTCTTTCACGACGTGGTCACCGAGGCTCTGGCGCGTCTGGGGATGCGGGCCACCTGGCACTCCTTCCCCTGGGGGCGCTGCCAGGAGAATGTCCGCTCCGGCGAGGCAGACGCCATGATCACCGTACCCACCGCGGAGCGTCTGGAATATTCACGGACCCACGACGCCCCCTTTCATCTCAAGGAGTTGGTGGTCTTCACCCGAGCCGATCACCCAAGCCGGTTCGAGGTGGAGGCCCTTGCATCCATCGACGACATTCTCGCGGCCGGTTTCTCGGTTGTCACCTATGTTGGCAATGGGTGGAACGAGGTCAACATCCGCAGCCGTGGCATCAGGACATACGAGGTGCCTTACCTGAAGAACGTCTGGCTCATGCTGGCCCAGGGCCGGGCCGATATCGTCATTGAGTGGCCGGGCGGAGCATGGCCGGACATCAAGGCTCAGGGGCTGGCACAGGAGATCGTCCAGACCGGGGTGGTGCTTGAGTCCATGCCTTTTCATCTGCTCGTGGGTCGGGATTCGCCTCATGTCGATCTCCTGCCCCGGTTCAACGAAACCATTCTTGAAATGCGTCACGACGGGACCATTGACAGCATTCTGGATACCTACCTCGACCAGCTCCGCCTGGACCAGTATTGA
- a CDS encoding NADH-quinone oxidoreductase subunit A produces the protein MVFDWLHFSIVLFLLAGLLFACGPLILAGLLAPRAKGGDTGMPYECGMVPYGSSWSRWGVSYYVYALIFLAFDVDVLYLFPVATAYADAEGWVSFVKVFIFLFFLILSIVYFWAKGVFTWPRRIR, from the coding sequence ATGGTTTTTGACTGGCTGCATTTTTCCATCGTGTTGTTCTTGCTTGCGGGGTTGTTGTTCGCTTGCGGGCCGCTGATACTTGCGGGTCTGCTCGCCCCGAGGGCAAAAGGCGGGGACACCGGCATGCCGTACGAGTGCGGCATGGTCCCCTACGGGAGTTCGTGGTCGAGGTGGGGGGTGTCGTATTATGTGTACGCCCTGATCTTCCTCGCCTTCGACGTGGATGTCCTTTACCTCTTCCCGGTCGCCACGGCGTATGCGGACGCCGAGGGCTGGGTTTCCTTTGTGAAGGTGTTCATCTTCCTGTTCTTTCTCATACTTTCCATCGTCTACTTCTGGGCGAAAGGGGTGTTCACATGGCCGCGCAGGATTCGGTAG